The Virgibacillus dokdonensis genome includes a window with the following:
- a CDS encoding PTS lactose/cellobiose transporter subunit IIA: protein MNVEMDIFSIISHGGDAKATAYKALELAYESAFSDAEEKLKEAQEQLTKAHNTQTKLIQAEINDEPVKMSLLMVHAQDHLMTSISEISLIEQMIKMLQRIHCLETKLS, encoded by the coding sequence ATGAATGTAGAAATGGATATTTTTTCTATTATTTCCCACGGTGGTGACGCGAAAGCTACTGCCTACAAAGCTCTGGAGTTAGCTTATGAGAGCGCATTTTCCGATGCAGAAGAAAAATTGAAGGAAGCACAAGAGCAATTAACGAAAGCGCATAATACGCAAACGAAATTAATTCAAGCAGAAATAAATGATGAACCAGTGAAGATGTCATTATTAATGGTGCATGCCCAAGACCATCTAATGACATCCATTAGTGAAATATCTTTAATTGAACAGATGATAAAAATGCTACAACGAATTCATTGCTTAGAAACAAAATTATCATGA
- a CDS encoding DUF871 domain-containing protein — protein sequence MRNLGISIYPNHSRVEDDLAYIELAHKYGFTRIFTCLLSMEGDAEKIIEHFKQTIQFSKQLGMEVICDINPRVFSELNISYNDLSFFNALGVDGIRLDLGFTGNEEAQMTFNPYELKIEINMSNATKYLDNIMSYRPNKEKLVGCHNFYPHRYSGLAYDFFIQCSKKFKDYGLRTAAFVSSSDATYGPWPIMEGLPTLEMHRTLPIEVQAKHLWATNLIDDVIIGNAYASEEELKKLSTLQREKIIFSIKVEEGISDLERKIIFDEPHFYRGDVSDYLIRSTQSRVKYRGHSFPVHHTPNIKRGDIIIESDLYKQYAGELQIALQDMVNSGKSNVVGRIREEEVLLLDHLQPWDKFGFEEK from the coding sequence ATGAGAAACTTGGGGATTTCTATATACCCGAATCATTCAAGGGTGGAAGATGATTTAGCGTATATTGAATTGGCGCATAAATATGGTTTTACTCGTATTTTTACATGCCTTCTATCCATGGAAGGTGATGCTGAGAAAATTATTGAACACTTTAAACAAACCATTCAGTTCTCCAAACAACTGGGTATGGAAGTAATTTGTGATATAAATCCAAGAGTTTTTTCAGAATTAAATATTTCATATAATGATTTATCATTTTTTAATGCATTAGGTGTTGATGGTATTCGATTAGATCTTGGCTTTACTGGAAATGAAGAAGCGCAAATGACTTTTAATCCGTATGAATTAAAGATAGAAATAAACATGAGTAACGCAACGAAATACTTAGATAATATCATGAGTTATCGTCCTAATAAAGAAAAGTTAGTAGGCTGTCATAATTTTTATCCACATAGGTATTCAGGTCTTGCTTATGACTTTTTTATACAGTGTAGTAAGAAATTTAAAGATTACGGTTTAAGAACAGCAGCATTTGTATCTTCTTCCGATGCGACTTATGGACCATGGCCTATTATGGAAGGCCTTCCTACTTTGGAAATGCACCGTACATTACCTATTGAAGTACAGGCAAAACATTTATGGGCTACCAATTTAATTGACGATGTAATTATTGGCAATGCTTATGCATCTGAAGAAGAGCTAAAGAAGCTGAGTACGCTACAGCGTGAAAAAATTATTTTTTCAATAAAAGTAGAAGAAGGAATCTCTGACTTGGAGAGAAAAATTATTTTTGATGAACCACATTTCTATCGTGGGGATGTATCTGATTATTTAATTCGGTCTACTCAAAGTCGGGTCAAGTATCGAGGGCATTCTTTCCCTGTGCATCATACACCGAATATAAAGCGCGGGGATATTATTATTGAAAGTGATTTATATAAACAATATGCTGGAGAGTTACAAATTGCATTGCAAGATATGGTGAATTCAGGTAAGTCCAATGTTGTTGGCAGAATACGTGAGGAAGAGGTATTACTTCTTGATCATCTGCAGCCATGGGATAAGTTTGGCTTCGAAGAAAAATGA
- a CDS encoding PTS sugar transporter subunit IIC, translated as MSKFVDFMENKLSAPMARLSEQRHLLAVRDGVISALPFIIVGSFFLIFAFPPLPQDWSITQWATAHAAEILIPYRMTMFIMSLYIAFGIGYNLAKSYKVDPLSGAQIAVAALLLTLTPTALDELGFVLPMQYLGGHGLFVTIIVSILAVEIFRVCKQKQITIKLPEQVPSSVSRSFEALIPVAIVIILMSTITVVMGVNLHHVVDKLVAPLVTAGDSLFGVLVPVFLITFFWSFGIHGVSVVGSIARPLWEVYLVNNSQAVADGASTIPHIAPETFYQWFIWIGGSGATLGLVIAMLLFARSKYIKNLGRATIVPSLFNINEPVIFGAPIVLNPLLIIPFIITPIVTAIIAYFATSIGLVSPTYIMPPWTLPAPIGAYLSTGGDWRAVVLVLINITISVTIYMPFLKLYDKKMIAMEQGEE; from the coding sequence TTGAGTAAATTTGTAGATTTTATGGAAAATAAACTATCCGCTCCTATGGCACGTTTATCGGAACAACGTCATTTATTAGCTGTTCGAGATGGAGTTATTTCTGCATTACCTTTTATTATTGTTGGATCATTCTTTTTAATCTTTGCTTTTCCGCCATTACCACAGGATTGGTCAATTACACAATGGGCAACAGCGCATGCTGCAGAAATTTTAATTCCATACCGAATGACCATGTTTATTATGTCATTATACATAGCATTTGGTATTGGCTATAATCTAGCGAAGTCCTATAAAGTAGACCCTTTATCCGGAGCGCAAATCGCTGTTGCGGCTCTACTATTAACCCTAACGCCAACTGCTCTTGATGAATTAGGGTTTGTTCTACCAATGCAATATTTAGGTGGACATGGACTATTTGTTACCATTATTGTATCCATTCTTGCTGTAGAAATATTTAGAGTTTGTAAACAAAAACAAATTACCATTAAATTACCTGAGCAAGTACCATCTTCGGTTTCTCGCTCATTCGAAGCACTTATTCCCGTTGCCATAGTAATCATCTTAATGTCAACCATTACCGTTGTAATGGGAGTAAATCTACATCATGTAGTCGATAAATTAGTTGCTCCATTAGTAACTGCAGGCGATAGCTTATTCGGTGTATTAGTACCAGTATTTCTCATCACTTTCTTCTGGTCATTCGGTATACATGGGGTTTCTGTCGTAGGTTCTATTGCAAGGCCACTATGGGAAGTATATCTTGTTAACAACTCTCAAGCAGTGGCAGATGGAGCTTCGACCATTCCGCATATCGCACCAGAAACTTTTTACCAATGGTTTATTTGGATAGGTGGTTCTGGGGCTACATTAGGTCTCGTTATTGCGATGTTGCTTTTCGCAAGATCTAAATACATTAAAAATTTGGGTAGAGCTACGATCGTTCCTAGTTTGTTTAATATAAACGAACCAGTTATTTTCGGGGCACCAATTGTTCTTAATCCCTTATTGATTATTCCGTTTATTATTACGCCAATTGTTACAGCGATTATTGCTTATTTTGCAACATCTATAGGATTAGTAAGCCCGACATATATTATGCCACCATGGACATTACCAGCTCCAATTGGTGCATACTTATCCACTGGTGGTGATTGGCGAGCTGTTGTATTAGTACTAATAAATATTACCATATCTGTAACAATCTATATGCCGTTCTTAAAGCTATATGATAAAAAAATGATAGCTATGGAACAAGGAGAGGAATAA
- a CDS encoding PTS sugar transporter subunit IIB, whose translation MKVLFVCSGGMSSAIVVKALKTEAKKHGHEMEVHAIGTSEVEQEMQKEWDVCMVAPQIKHRFDQVKVHADEAGVPCGAIPAQAYTPLGGPLLYKTLNELIK comes from the coding sequence ATGAAAGTGTTATTTGTATGTTCTGGGGGAATGTCTAGCGCAATTGTAGTTAAGGCGCTAAAGACGGAAGCGAAAAAACATGGGCATGAAATGGAAGTCCACGCTATTGGAACAAGTGAGGTTGAACAAGAAATGCAAAAAGAGTGGGATGTTTGTATGGTCGCACCACAAATTAAACACCGCTTTGACCAAGTCAAAGTGCATGCGGACGAAGCAGGAGTTCCTTGTGGAGCAATTCCAGCACAAGCTTACACGCCATTAGGTGGTCCTTTACTATACAAAACTCTAAATGAACTCATCAAGTAA
- the murQ gene encoding N-acetylmuramic acid 6-phosphate etherase, producing MGLDQMSIKEIMVYMNKEDTTVPVSVEKAFHQIEPVIQKVTETIKNGGKIIYMGAGTSGRMGVLDASECPPTFGVQPDLFTALIAGGENAIRQAIENAEDSVESGEHDAKQHLSSKDFLIAIAASGQTPYVIGGIKQAKKQHIPTACIVCKENTKISQLVDYPIELLVGEEVIQGSTRLKAGTAQKLVLNMISTISMIKNGKVYNNYMVDVQATNQKLRDRAVSIVCDIANVTEHEAKKALQESEFNLKAAILISMFQLKSDEACYILQENSGNLREAIMDIQREGK from the coding sequence ATGGGTTTAGATCAAATGTCTATTAAAGAAATTATGGTTTATATGAATAAAGAAGATACGACGGTTCCTGTTTCTGTAGAAAAAGCTTTTCATCAGATTGAGCCCGTTATTCAAAAAGTAACCGAAACGATTAAGAATGGCGGAAAAATTATATATATGGGGGCAGGCACAAGTGGAAGAATGGGTGTACTAGATGCATCGGAATGTCCACCAACTTTTGGGGTTCAACCCGATCTGTTCACTGCTTTGATTGCTGGTGGGGAAAATGCGATCAGACAAGCAATTGAAAATGCAGAGGATAGTGTAGAATCGGGGGAACATGATGCGAAACAGCATCTATCATCAAAAGATTTCCTAATCGCTATTGCAGCAAGCGGTCAAACACCTTATGTTATTGGTGGAATTAAGCAAGCAAAAAAACAGCATATACCTACTGCTTGTATTGTCTGTAAGGAAAATACAAAAATAAGTCAATTAGTCGATTATCCTATTGAACTTCTTGTAGGAGAAGAAGTTATTCAAGGCTCTACTCGTTTGAAAGCAGGTACGGCTCAGAAGTTGGTTTTAAATATGATATCGACTATTTCTATGATAAAAAATGGAAAAGTATATAATAATTATATGGTTGATGTTCAAGCAACGAATCAAAAATTAAGAGATAGAGCTGTTAGTATAGTATGTGACATTGCTAATGTTACAGAACATGAAGCAAAAAAGGCTTTGCAGGAATCTGAGTTTAATTTAAAGGCAGCTATTCTTATTAGCATGTTTCAATTGAAGTCAGATGAGGCCTGTTATATTTTACAGGAAAACAGTGGTAATTTACGT